In the genome of Flexistipes sinusarabici DSM 4947, one region contains:
- a CDS encoding IclR family transcriptional regulator, with protein MMKREKSEYAVQAVNNAIDILDLLGDTEGELSMSEIGAKLSLTRSNVNKLLATLEGFGYVEYNRYTGNFRLGVKTFQISQAYINKLNLIEISVQILTMVKEKLNESVYISVLRDGNVVYLNMVETDHAVRVLPRIGNVGPAYATATGKAQLAYKSNEEIERLYKEGLTKVTDNTIADVDDLEEELEKVKEQGYAVDDEEYEMGVRCVGAPIFDFMNNVIAGISVSAPLERLSDERIEKEVIPVIVDAAGRLSGKFGSK; from the coding sequence ATGATGAAAAGAGAAAAATCCGAATATGCTGTTCAGGCGGTAAATAATGCCATTGATATCCTTGACCTTTTAGGGGACACTGAAGGTGAACTGAGTATGAGTGAGATTGGTGCCAAACTCAGTCTTACAAGGAGTAACGTTAATAAACTTTTGGCCACACTTGAAGGGTTCGGTTATGTCGAGTATAACAGATATACTGGTAACTTCAGGCTCGGCGTGAAGACATTTCAGATTTCCCAGGCTTATATAAACAAGCTGAATCTGATTGAGATTTCAGTCCAAATACTAACCATGGTCAAAGAGAAGCTCAATGAATCTGTTTATATCAGTGTATTAAGAGACGGAAATGTGGTTTATCTGAATATGGTGGAGACAGACCATGCAGTCAGAGTGCTGCCGAGGATCGGAAATGTCGGACCGGCATATGCAACAGCTACGGGCAAAGCCCAGCTTGCATATAAATCCAATGAAGAGATTGAGCGTCTGTACAAGGAAGGGCTGACCAAGGTAACGGATAATACTATCGCTGACGTAGATGATCTCGAAGAGGAACTTGAAAAAGTTAAAGAACAGGGATACGCCGTAGATGACGAAGAGTATGAAATGGGTGTAAGATGTGTAGGTGCTCCGATATTTGATTTTATGAACAATGTTATTGCTGGAATTAGTGTCAGTGCACCACTGGAAAGACTCAGTGATGAAAGGATTGAGAAAGAAGTGATACCTGTGATTGTTGATGCCGCAGGAAGACTTTCAGGAAAATTCGGAAGCAAATAA